The Vicia villosa cultivar HV-30 ecotype Madison, WI linkage group LG1, Vvil1.0, whole genome shotgun sequence genome includes a region encoding these proteins:
- the LOC131644573 gene encoding uncharacterized protein LOC131644573: MGDKGGKSCPICTEEMDLTDQHLKPCKCGYEICVWCWHHIMEMAQKDETEGRCPACRSAYDKERIVAMAANCRRLVAEMNSQHKKKLQKVKPKSSDGRKHLTDVRVIQRNLVYIIGLPLNLADEDLLQRREYFGRYGKVLKVSISRTATGIIQHSANNSCCVYITYSKESEAVRCIQSVHFFVLEGRSLRACFGTTKYCHAWLRNVPCSNRECLYLHDHGAHEDSFTKDELVLAFARSRVLQIIGATNNLHRRSGSVLPPPPDEPRHIPSATKVVSKSPLDIQITGSCSSNGAANSTALPAANSWARCVSGSLQQDNSSLCSNNLAKKKIEASNGPQALVPGVACTERSILDTKELGENENNSDAHSNSVIVPSALNKHHIGGNSQTSFAGLDQDKAAPSTSTSFLETVRPQNLNTNKAVSSRDVHGLSSELSSVSINNNLKDSYFTRDSDRLLFTPNSINSSLGKHFPQDNEYCKDHSTTPAFWEDIIVDDTLNKDFDQQQFCKGINNLASGHHSPRYPQNLNQSNHQLKHQNQICNQNHLRKPSETFTEHLGAGFEKLVESEDTGSNVDNKVASDIGENNIISNILSLELDAWEDSLVKLLDETDEPYTSFKAPALRKIQDKNQSRFSFARQDDSLNKTSGLQQPLGITEHEPKRHYPSGGYNGNNDTFTVKNPYAFTSSSSVLSDKFDGSPSLVPTKFSMAKAHASSPPGFSMSGRIPPGFSRGRVEQGCNSSVEHLQPQFAPPSVNIGRIGDAEFKNPMVLDPSKGLMEERLNSAPFNSRQTFLPQYSPNEDEARLKLLMQQSLASQNLRLSDHIGNRFSPQSEAYRTPSRFLDQFQSNNPSFSEQMRSQQFSSNILGSNNQRGSWNDSMYFSGLSMSEVLNNEIGGFNNFMPNYENIKF; encoded by the exons ATGGGAGACAAAGGAGGAAAATCATGTCCGATTTGCACCGAGGAGATGGACCTGACTGATCAGCATCTGAAACCATGCAAATGTGGCTATGAG ATCTGTGTGTGGTGTTGGCATCATATAATGGAAATGGCACAGAAGGATGAAACTGAGGGACGTTGTCCTGCCTGCCGTTCAGCTTATGACAAAGAACGCATTGTGGCAATGGCAGCTAACTGTCGAAG ATTGGTTGCTGAAATGAATTCACAGCATAAAAAGAAACTACAGAAGGTAAAGCCTAAATCATCGGATGGAAGGAAACATCTTACTGATGTTAGAGTCATTCAGCGCAACCTTGTGTACATAATTGGACTGCCTCTCAACCTTGCAGATGAAGAT TTACTTCAGCGTAGGGAGTACTTTGGCAGGTATGGCAAGGTTTTGAAGGTGTCAATATCTCGTACAGCAACCGGTATTATTCAACATTCTGCAAACAACAGCTGTTGTGT GTATATAACGTACTCAAAAGAATCTGAAGCTGTTCGATGCATTCAATCAGTTCATTTTTTTGTATTAGAAGGTAGATCATTGAG GGCTTGTTTTGGAACCACAAAGTATTGCCATGCATGGCTCAGAAATGTG CCTTGCAGCAATAGAGAATGCTTATATCTACATGATCATGGTGCTCACGAAGATAGCTTTACCAAGGATGAATTAGTATTAGCATTTGcaag GAGTAGAGTCCTACAAATCATTGGGGCTACAAATAATTTGCATCGCCGTTCTGGGAGTGTTTTACCTCCACCACCAGATGAACCTAGACACATACCATCAGCCACCAAAGTAGTGTCCAAAAGTCCTTTAGAT ATCCAGATTACAGGATCCTGTTCAAGCAATGGAGCTGCCAATTCAACAGCACTTCCTGCAGCAAACTCTTG GGCTAGGTGTGTATCTGGTAGTCTTCAGCAGGATAATAGTTCATTATGTTCTAATAATCTGGCCAAGAAAAAGATTGAAGCATCTAATGGCCCCCAAGCCCTTGTACCGGGGGTTGCTTGCACTGAAAGATCTATTCTTGATACGAAAGAATTGggagaaaatgaaaataattctGATGCGCATTCCAATAGTGTAATTGTACCTTCAGCATTGAACAAACATCACATAGGGGGAAATTCTCAAACAT CTTTTGCTGGCCTTGATCAAGATAAGGCTGCACCCTCAACAAGTACAAGCTTCCTGGAGACTGTCAGACCTCAGAATTTGAATACTAACAAGGCAGTTTCCAGTCGAGATGTGCATGGCTTAAGTTCTGAGTTATCATCTGTTAGCATCAACAATAATCTTAAAGATTCATATTTCACTCGTGATTCAGACAGATTACTTTTTACTCCTAACTCGATCAATTCCTCTCTAGGGAAACATTTTCCTCAAGATAATGAATACTGTAAAGACCATTCAACCACACCAGCCTTTTGGGAAGATATAATTGTGGATGATACGCTAAATAAAGACTTTGATCAACAACAATTCTGCAAAGGCATTAACAATTTAGCATCTGGGCATCATTCACCTCGTTATCCTCAGAATCTAAACCAATCAAACCACCAACTGAAGCATCAAAATCAAATTTGTAACCAGAATCATTTAAGGAAACCTTCTGAAACTTTTACTGAACACTTGGGGGCAGGATTTGAGAAGCTTGTGGAGAGTGAGGATACTGGTTCAAATGTTGATAACAAGGTTGCTTCAGACATTGGAGAAAACAACATTATATCTAACATTTTGTCTTTGGAACTAGATGCATGGGAAGATTCACTAGTTAAGTTGTTGGATGAAACCGATGAACCATACACATCCTTCAAAGCACCTGCTTTGCGGAAAATTCAAGACAAGAATCAGTCCCGGTTTTCCTTTGCCAGACAAGATGATTCCTTGAATAAGACATCTGGTTTGCAGCAACCATTAGGGATTACCGAACATGAACCTAAAAGGCATTATCCATCTGGTGGTTATAACGGAAACAATGATACATTCACTGTAAAAAACCCATATGCTTTCACATCTAGCAGTTCTGTGCTATCAGATAAATTTGATGGAAGTCCGTCATTGGTGCCCACAAAATTTTCCA TGGCAAAAGCTCATGCCTCAAGTCCACCTGGATTTTCAATGTCAGGCAGAATACCTCCTGGGTTTTCACGCGGGAGAGTAGAACAGGGTTGTAATAGTTCTG TTGAACATTTGCAACCGCAATTTGCTCCTCCATCTGTAAATATCGGCAGGATAGGAGATGCTGAATTCAAAAATCCTATGGTATTGGATCCTAGTAAGGGCCTAATGGAAGAAAGGCTGAATAGTGCACCTTTTAACTCGAGGCAAACTTTCCTTCCACAATATAGTCCTAATGAAGATGAGGCTAGACTTAAGTTGTTAATGCAACAATCTCTAGCTTCACAGAATTTAAGACTTTCAGATCATATTGGAAATAGGTTTTCCCCTCAAAGTGAGGCTTATAGAACTCCTTCAAGGTTTCTTGATCAATTTCAGTCTAACAATCCTTCATTTTCTGAACAAATGCGCTCTCAACAGTTCAGTAGTAATATTCTCGGTTCAAATAACCAGCGGGGAAGTTGGAATGATTCCATGTATTTCAGCGGCCTATCTATGTCGGAAGTATTGAATAATGAAATAGGTGGATTTAACAATTTCATGCCCAATTATGAGAATATCAAGTTTTAA